The Triticum aestivum cultivar Chinese Spring chromosome 4B, IWGSC CS RefSeq v2.1, whole genome shotgun sequence sequence TGGTCACATTTGTCTCAGTCTTCTTACCAAGGTGTGATGGTTGATATCGATGGTGCAAGGCTGCTGGCAATTATCGCTCGGTAATCAAAATGCCTGTGCTGATAGACTAGTTGAGTTGAGTCAGGTGATGGTACATAGACAATGGCAACACCAAAGCCAGTTTCAGTATTTATGTACCAGTCCATACTTGATGCTTACACACAAAGAAGTGACATTTGCGTTACTGGACCTTGAAGGCCTGAACTTCTTTAAAACCAACCCCTTCAACATCTTAGTCTTGACTACCAGGTGCACACAGTCATTAGGATTGCCTCTGGCTGTCTGGCATGGGCTAGAAACAAGTGTGTATTTCGAAGACCAGTATCATCTCACCTTGTGCGGCTCACTAATAAATGTGGCTGCCAGAAGGTGATGGAATCATCTAATGAACTTCAAGTGATTATACCTTGTGGGCTCTAGCGATAGTTACTTCAACGAACTTCAAGTAAGTAGTGAATAGTATTTCCAGAAGTCCTTAAATTTGAACTCTTGCCTTGCTGGTTTTAGAGGGATTGTTAGCAATAATGTTTAACTTTTTTTAGAAGAGCAGTGTGGTACACTACAATCATTTTCCGTTGAACTATTAGCAAGTGACAGGTATTCTTGGAATTAATTTGGTGGTTAATGAACCATAAATTGATATTCCTTTTAGAACCCAATAAACTGACAATTAAAGTCCACTAAAATGCCTTAAGATTTTCATTTTAACATGTTCTCGGTATCCCTCACAGATTCCATGTTGATTAAATTTACTCATTCTCTATGTATGATTGGCAATTCCTTGTTCACATCTTTATTATACAAGCTCATCATAAGGAAATTTCTTTTCACTCTGGGTGCTTAGCTTAACATTTGCATGTTTGATGGATGTTTACTCCTGTTGTATTATATAGCTTGAGTAGATTTTTCATACTGAGGTTCAGAAAATTAACTGTGGTTAGCTTAccttacggagaattgttttggaggAAGAGAAGAGAAAGATTGACGGATCACCACATACAGCCTGCTAGGTGGCACAGCTGGGACGAACCCGATGATGAAAAACACTATTTTTCTGAGTTGCAAGAGCCTTGACTGTAAGGTTATTCATCGTTCGCTGCTTAATACGTTGCATATGTGATGTTGACACTTAATATTGTCATTCATGACAGGTGCGCTTGTTCAGGATCCAGCATGTTGAACTGAATaaattggtgcaaagaattggccgGTGACTAAGTTGTACTGCCCCTTGAACGAACTTTAATTGGCTCGTGCATCAGGAGTGTATGACTCATTTACAAGATGGGAACAGAAGGAGCAGCTTCAGCAAAGTATGCTATCTGGTCCAGCAGATGAACTAAACTGAAGAATGCAGGCCACTGAAATTTTGAACCTCTGCCTTGGTCCAGTAGATGTGCAAACGAGGACCAGAAACAAATCCTGATTGACTGGGGTATCATGCTGTCCCAGCTAGATATAGCAtagttttttcttcttcctctatcGCTCTGACATTCTTGTAAATACTCTCTGTTAAACCAAAATTAATAAAATGAGTTCAGGCTGGCTTTGCCCGCCGtagttccctcaaaaaaaaaagaatgtACAGTTTGTTGTTTAACCTCTAATTATAGTGTGATATATTGATATAGGCATGTGTTCTCAAGTTTTTTTTGAAGAGTTCTTTATTTCACATGACAGTGGAGAACATTTTATCGTTGCCAGTGATTTCTGCCATAATAACATATGATGTGAAATATCAAGTACTATGAGCTATGTGAATCATACGTGAAGCAATTCACAGAGTAAACAACTTCCTACAGGCTACACTCCTGCTCTTCACCAAATAGTCTGCTACGTTGAGCAGCTGGTGCAAGCCTCCCAAGGATCTCATAAGTTAGCTATCTGGGCAGGAACCCGTGCTGCGCGACCGGGTCCTCGAACGCCATCATCTTCTCCCCTCGAGCGAACCCGTTGCGGTCGTAGCACGAGACCTCGGAGATGTCCAGCTCCATGCACGCCTTCACCAGCTCTTCCCCGACCCTCCGAGCGGCCTCCTGCTCGCCAACAACAAACAGCTCAAGTTCAGGTGACGCACCGTGCAGGTATTTGCTTCAGATGCAAATGCAATGCGAGTTGGACCGAGGACGAAGAGGGGTGGTCTGGATTACCACGGTGCTGCATCGCGGATCGCCACAGATTTCCTCCTGCAGGGTGCTGGCATAGAAAAGGATCTTCTTGCCATGGTCGTCGACGAGCATGGCATAGAGCTGCCTGTTGGAGCAGAAGACCGACAGCCTGGGCTTGGCCGCCGTGCCATTGTACTGCAGCCAAAGAGAATTCCCTTCAGATTTGCTGGTGGTGTGTGGCTGGAACTTGGAACCCACAACCCAATCCTGAGGTGACCAGCACCGTACCTTTTTCTGCAGCCGGCGGTTCCTGACCTTGGCGTTCTCCTTCCGTGCGCCGTGCCTCGCCGTAGCCTCCATCCTCAGGTACGCTCCGCGCCGGTGTGCCACCACGCCTGCGCGCAGAAAGACAGAGAGGAAGGAGCACATGACACTGGCAGCTAGGCATGAGCCGGTGCATAAGGCACGAAGAGAAGCCGGAAGGCGTTCCGCGGGTGTCGCTCACCTGTGTGGCACGGACGAGGGAACTCAAAGCAATTAGGCCTGAACACCAGGGAGCCGGAGGTGGAGGGACACGGCAATAGTGGCCGGCAGAGGGTGGCGCCTAGCAATGCCATCGCCATAGCAGGAGGAGACCAGCTCGGCCACGGCAATTTGTCGAACAGGTCGCGCGCGAGGTGCCACGGCCCAGTCCCGCTAGCCGGTGGCCACAGGATTCACACCCTGTGGATTTTCAGAGTAGAAGAACAATTCAGTGCAAAACACCTAGTGGTGGCACCGGCACCCTGTGAATTTTCCTCTGATGAACACCGACAGAGTTAGCTAGTTCCTGTCAAGGAGTAGTAGAAAAACAAGCCCAGTGCAAACACATGGCATTTGACCAATGAACAGACACAAAATTCAGGCACACTGACTGGACTATGCGTTGAACTCAGAGTTGGGGGTTTCGATTGGTCACGATTCTAGACTCTAGAGTGAGCGTTTGTTTCTCATCAGACAGATTTTTTTTTCTCGAATAACCATCAGACAGAGACATGCCTAGTTGGAGTCTAAGGATTCATATCGAACTCACTTTGTTGGTCGCTGCGTCAGAGCTCCCGTCCTGCTGCAGCGCCGGGTGGCGGATGCCGCAGCCTGCCGGCCGCCGCGAGGTCCGAAGTCGCCGCCTCGCCGCGAGCTCCTGTCCCGCTATGCTGTCGACGAATCCGCCGCCGCGAGGCCACCGTCAGGAGGGCGTGTCGCTGCTTGCGCCGTCTCGCCGTCGGCCACCGCACGCTGCGCGCCTCATCCAAAATCCGGACTCCTCCAGGGTACGGGTTTTTTCTTTGAGAGAGAACTCCTCCAAGGTACGCGAAAAACAGAGCAACGTGCAACGTTTACAAGGCCCAACTGGGCTAAGAGCCTGAGACCACTTGGGCTCCAGGACTTGGAAGAAAAGGCCCATCAAGCCTACAGAGCGCACGAGAGAGGCCGCAGCCCTCCATccaaaaaacgaaaagagagagtCTGGCCGCTAATCACGCCACCCACCAGCGGAAACCGCCAAAACCTTTTGCTTTCGGAGGAGCAAAAAAATCTAGCCGGTTTCCTCCGGTCTTATCTCGTAACCCTTGGATTTATCTGCGCTTCCACTTTTTCCATTTAATAAATATAATCTTTCATTCATCAAGAGAAAAAAAAAACTTTTCATTCAGACCGCTATGACTATGAGTGATCGACACCTGTTCTTTTCCTTACGTCCCCAGCATCACTTTCGACCCACCTGCGTCGGATCGGATTGACCTCTCCCCGCAGATGCTTGCACTGCAGCCCGGTGCTCCTGTCGTcactttctccttttcttttccccACGAGAGTGAAGAAAAGGAGGTAAAAAGATGCAGAAAGGGCCGACCAATGGGTCATCTGACGTGACCTCGCGCCACGGTACCAGCCATGCAGTTTCTCTGGCAGGTGGGCCCGTCCCGGGGCTCCGGGTGCACGTACGCGGACGTTGAAAACTCTCACGCCCTCTCGTTCTTCCACCTGTGATTGCTCGCAAGAAGAAAACGCCATTGCTGGATAATATTTTGTATTGGCGCTCCTACCACACATCCCTTCGTTTTCTCAAGATGATCTTGGATACTTCGTCTCTTCTGAAATTTTGGATCCAGGACCCAAGGTGTTGGTCAACGTTCGAAAATTATATACTCACTTCATTTCTAAATGTaagtatttttttaaaaaaaattgcatggTAATACGTGCCTTATTTATAGAATAGATATCAAGTTACAAGACATGTAAGCATCGATCTTATAGGACtaaaagtctttttagagatttaatatggactacatatgaagtaaaatgagtggatctacattctaaaataagtatatatatatatatatatatatatatatatatatatttatattgaaatctcaaaaaagatttatatttaaaaacaaatggattaacatatactccctccgtcccatgatATAAGACGTTATGTATTTGGATGTagtaacgtcttatattatgggaccgaCTAAATATGTTTTTGCATCATTGCATGCAAATATAATGTAGTCTACACTAGCAGCTAGATCTGGAATATACCCCCTATTATTCTCCttttgcaaaaataaaaataaaataaatcccaAGGCAGCATGGGAATGGATTGAGCTTTCAAACATGCAGCACAATTGGCAGTATTATGGCTACCAGATTTTTTGACGAAACAATATGAGATACTACACCAGATCGATATTGATAATACTAATAAAgagatactcccttcgttccaaattagatgactcaactttgtactaactttagtacaaagttagtacaaagtgtgggtcatctattttgaaacggagggagtagctttgaacgAGCGCCGCTAGGATATGAGCACCCATGCCCCCACACGTGCGTGGGCCCGGCCCTCTCTAGTGTTCGGTATTTAGATTTGTTTGATTTGATAGATATGGCAGCTACTTTTCAACCACAAAAAAGATTCACTACAAAAAAGAGGGCGTAAAGTAAACAAGAGAACATCACCTCACCACACAATATTGTGTAGTAGTGAGATGATAAAAGCAGAGAGGCCATAGAGAACTTTCTAGAATAGATAACTCAGTGACATGTAGTCGTGTCTCTTGCTGGCTTTGACAAGATTTTGGCTGAATATTCAGCACATAGGGTTTCATGTGAATTGTCTCTTATCTTATCTGAGCGTACTTCACCGTGTCGGACAAAGCTTTGTGCGAGATAGACCAGATTCTCTAGGGAGCCCGAAATGGGTACATACTAGACATGTACTAAAaaaaattatgccatgcatgacaTGTCGTTTGAGAAAGGGAACCAGAACACGGGAACTCGGGTCGccccccgctcgggcgactcgggtggctccccaaccctagccgtcgccggggcctagcccatcctcctcccctcctcccgccGCTGCCGGAGGACGCCACCGGCTTGCGCCCggaggccgacggcggtggcgggggctctTCCTCCCTCCCGCGTCTCAGGGGTGGCGGCACCCCAACATGCGTGGAGGTGCGGCCGATCTTCAAGCGACAGCATTGCCTTCGATGGCGTCGGCGGTCGGCCCTGCCTCGGGCCACGTGCGGCTGCTGCGACGGCTGGCCTGGATCGGGCGTCGGCGCGATGCGGTCTTCGGCGGTATGTCATCTGGCTTTAGATCGACGGCGGCGTCGAGGGCTTGGTGGACTGCTTGACGGCACCCATGGCAGATCTGTTCTGGCTGGTATAGCCGGTGGTAgtggtcatcttcttcgtcggcgaTGGCCAGCCAgaagcttggtgatcggatctcgagatccatcatctagtcccgactgcgagttggggagacatggttgccggtgaaaatcgagccgacggcaggcgattgcggcgttctacgccgttaccttgatgaaggcattgtcgtgtaactactgtcgacccactcatgttgctccgggggaaaccctagaatctggtgttccagatcggacaatggcggcactgcggtgtcgtttctctcttgggagcatcgtttatggagcagcgctggaagtcagaggcaggaggtggagcggcttcgtcttgcacggagcttcggtggagatgtcaagtcatgcctaacCGACTggtgctacgcttggtcatgcctggtcggcaggtgctacgcacgacagattcTCCAAGAACTTCATGCTGTGTTGGCTGGTGATACTTagcagcatggtgctgaggtgtatcagtggcgccTGTGACGTGTTCagttgtttgcgcgcagggaggaggtgccgttgggcgtcgtggtggcgtcgacgatagctggaccgagcaaggttgatgcatcagtacaattctgaagatggagcggtggcagttggcggcggcggcctctgagagcacgccggaccagtgtgtgccccagacccggcaagagGCTAGGTTaaggtctcaggtcttagatgttaggcttggctgcgatggctgtttggtattaggcccaggctatctgcgccccttcatcaactggatatgTGTAGCGACGGTTTGTTGATTagatggcggctttagtcttactgttgtatttattttgtaaggtcttgtgagaataattaataaagtggccgtatgcatcgtccagatgcagaggctggggtcatcctcattttctaaaaaaaataaaaaatgcatgacATGTCGCAAAACTTGTCCAACATCTATGTATGCCATGAAGATAATTATGAACGATATAGTTACAAAAGTAATAGTCAAATAAGCATCTTAATTGTGATATAATTTGGAATGGAGAAGGAATTGTTACTTATCTTATCTGAGTGTACTTCACCATGTCGGACAAAGCTTTGTGGCTCCCTGCACACTATATAGGATGTGGGAAGATAATCTAGAATCTCCAAAGAGGCCACAGGTATGTCATGATGATACCATAACGGTGTAAAAGCAACTCTAGTTTTTCTTAGAAAAGAAGGAATATCCCCGgcatgcatacggccattttattaattactaacacaagaccttacaaagtcgtacaacagtaagaccaaagccaccatctaAGCAACATTTGTCGCTATCATTATCTAGTTGATGAAGaggcgctgatagtctgggcctaataccaaacagacctcacagccaaacctaacatctaagacctgaggtcccaaccagaacGCCTGCCGgatatgggcacccaccagtccggcgtgctcctcaatcAGGACGCTTGCCGGGTATGGGGCCGCCACAGCCACCTGCCACGAATCCATCTCCAGAGATGTACTGCTGCATCGACCTTGCCCGGTCTAACTGCCGCCGACGCCAcgcgacgccagacagcgtcgacctcctgTGCATGTCCAtcaccacacatctgacgccaagcctccgctgctccatgccgccaagagccgccgccaagaatatgtagaaagaaacaccgctccaccgaaaGGGAGGCAACACACCCCCACCCCTCACCTGCAGACCCTCCCATCCGAACCCAATGTCCCTGGCGCCGCCTCCAGGAAGGTTACGATGCACGGGGCACCGCCGACGCCCGATCCGCATCGGATCTTGGGCTTTCACCCAGACATGTGTCGGAGTGGAAAGTTGGTGTCCTCAGCagcgccccctgtcggtgtcaaaaccggcggatctcgggtagggggtcccgaactgtgcgtctaaggctaatggtaacaggaggcgggggacacaatgtttacccaggttcgaccctctcgatggaggtaataccctacttcctgcttgattgatcttgatgatatgagtattacaagagttgatctaccacgagatcgtagaggctaaaccctagaagctagcctatgattatgattgttgtcgtcctacggactaaaccctccgatttatatagacaccggagagggctagggttacatagagtcggttacagagaaaggaatctttacatctgaatcgccaagcttgctttccacacaaaggagagtcccatccggacacgagacggagtcttctatcttctatcttcataacccaacagtccggcatacgcatatagt is a genomic window containing:
- the LOC123093308 gene encoding 50S ribosomal protein L18; protein product: MAMALLGATLCRPLLPCPSTSGSLVFRPNCFEFPRPCHTGVVAHRRGAYLRMEATARHGARKENAKVRNRRLQKKYNGTAAKPRLSVFCSNRQLYAMLVDDHGKKILFYASTLQEEICGDPRCSTVEAARRVGEELVKACMELDISEVSCYDRNGFARGEKMMAFEDPVAQHGFLPR